In a genomic window of Virgibacillus sp. SK37:
- a CDS encoding sugar nucleotide-binding protein: MKVCVFGANGYVGSSVYKLLDDISGIEVSGTFLEEPSMFDDLVKLDVNEPESFSEYFKEEQPDVVVWSVMAGPNEHELTDQGLIHLITHLTPETKLIYLSSDFVYSAGNGPYKEEDPLSTLPEDHAFSNYTNAKVKAERLIDKELTNYTILRAGPIYGENAIGKLDERTDKLAYHLRSDKPIAFRDDLIRTFVHVADLATVIVKFIQNDLIGVYNTGPEKTQSFYEFMREEAEKMGYNADLVEKGSEEERVDEEIPKNTSLNTEKIKEKLKLNFR, from the coding sequence ATGAAGGTTTGTGTATTTGGTGCGAATGGATATGTAGGGTCATCTGTTTATAAATTACTAGATGATATATCCGGCATAGAAGTTAGTGGGACGTTTTTGGAAGAGCCTTCTATGTTTGATGATCTAGTAAAGCTAGATGTAAATGAACCAGAGTCTTTTTCCGAGTACTTTAAAGAAGAACAGCCAGATGTAGTTGTTTGGTCAGTAATGGCTGGGCCAAATGAACACGAGTTAACAGATCAAGGCTTAATCCACTTAATTACACATCTGACTCCTGAGACAAAGCTGATCTATCTCTCGTCTGATTTTGTTTATAGTGCAGGAAATGGGCCGTATAAGGAAGAAGATCCATTATCTACGCTGCCTGAGGATCATGCGTTCAGTAACTATACAAATGCTAAGGTAAAAGCGGAACGGCTCATTGATAAGGAGTTAACAAATTATACTATTTTACGTGCTGGCCCAATATACGGTGAAAATGCGATTGGAAAGCTAGATGAGCGTACAGATAAATTAGCCTATCATCTGCGTTCGGATAAGCCGATAGCCTTTCGCGATGATCTCATTCGGACATTTGTGCATGTAGCGGATTTGGCAACCGTCATTGTAAAGTTCATCCAAAATGATCTGATCGGTGTTTATAATACTGGACCAGAAAAGACACAAAGTTTTTATGAATTTATGAGGGAAGAAGCAGAGAAAATGGGCTATAATGCAGATTTAGTTGAAAAAGGTTCTGAAGAAGAACGAGTAGATGAAGAAATTCCGAAGAATACTTCTCTGAACACGGAAAAAATTAAAGAAAAATTGAAACTAAATTTCAGATAA
- a CDS encoding YjiH family protein — MNKQNYKWSDHLKFIIPSLIGIFLFMCPVQTKDGLTIPIAVLANWVQEELANQLSMIMMIIIVITAIMTLLARFSSIFKKTPFFQNLFHVSIFWTITRVVAAVFAVMVYFDLGSEAIYGPNTGEVLLDDLLHVLFAVFLFAGLFLPLLMNFGLLELFGTLMTKIMRPLFRLPGRASIDSLASWIGDGTIGVLLTSRQYEDGYYTKREAAVIGTTFSIVSITFTLVVISEVGLEHMFVPFYATVLLAGFVAALIMPRIPPLSRKADSFVRDDAEGINEEIPDGYNSFTFGYKKALDRSKKETSVYQFFKEGGQNILDMWMGVAPVVMAFGLIALIIAEYTPVFQWLGMPFIPLLELMQVPYAAQASETVLIGFADMFLPAIFASSIDAEITRFIIAGLSVTQLIYMSEVGGLLLGSKVPVSFKDLAIIFLLRTVITLPIITLIAHLIF; from the coding sequence AATTGCAGTATTGGCAAATTGGGTTCAGGAGGAACTTGCTAATCAGCTTTCCATGATTATGATGATTATTATCGTAATCACAGCAATAATGACCCTGTTGGCAAGGTTCAGCTCCATTTTTAAAAAGACACCGTTTTTCCAAAACTTATTTCATGTCAGTATATTTTGGACAATTACAAGAGTTGTCGCGGCCGTATTTGCTGTGATGGTATATTTTGATTTGGGGTCCGAAGCAATTTATGGACCAAATACAGGAGAGGTTCTTTTGGATGACCTGCTCCATGTTCTGTTCGCTGTCTTTTTATTCGCTGGGTTATTTTTACCATTACTAATGAACTTTGGTTTATTGGAATTATTCGGTACATTAATGACAAAAATTATGCGTCCGCTATTTCGCTTACCAGGCAGAGCGTCCATTGACTCATTAGCTTCCTGGATTGGTGACGGTACTATTGGAGTACTTTTAACTAGTCGGCAATACGAAGATGGTTACTATACAAAGCGTGAAGCCGCCGTAATTGGGACAACCTTTTCTATTGTTTCCATTACGTTCACACTAGTAGTAATTTCTGAAGTAGGCTTAGAGCATATGTTTGTTCCTTTTTATGCAACTGTACTCCTTGCTGGATTTGTTGCTGCATTAATTATGCCAAGAATACCACCCCTTTCCAGAAAAGCGGACTCCTTTGTACGAGATGATGCAGAAGGGATTAACGAGGAAATCCCTGATGGTTACAACTCTTTCACATTTGGTTATAAAAAAGCGTTGGACCGCAGTAAAAAAGAAACAAGTGTGTATCAATTTTTTAAAGAAGGCGGGCAAAACATCCTCGATATGTGGATGGGAGTCGCCCCAGTCGTAATGGCTTTTGGTTTGATTGCTTTGATCATTGCTGAATACACCCCCGTATTCCAATGGCTAGGTATGCCGTTTATCCCTTTACTTGAACTGATGCAGGTACCATATGCTGCTCAGGCATCAGAGACGGTTTTAATTGGTTTTGCAGATATGTTCCTGCCTGCCATTTTTGCTTCATCCATTGATGCAGAGATAACGAGGTTTATTATCGCAGGCTTGTCTGTTACACAGTTAATATATATGTCTGAGGTTGGCGGCTTATTACTTGGCTCCAAGGTACCAGTATCATTTAAGGACCTGGCAATTATTTTCTTACTTCGAACAGTAATTACATTGCCTATTATTACACTGATTGCCCATCTGATTTTTTAA